The following DNA comes from Agelaius phoeniceus isolate bAgePho1 chromosome 7, bAgePho1.hap1, whole genome shotgun sequence.
CAGCACAAATTCCATGGCAAAGGGATCAGtcctgccccaaaatccagagccagcactgcagggcagcaggagaatttgggaattgggaatgggaaCTTTGGgaacagctgccagccctgtctgTGATGCAGCCAGGCCATGAAGTGCAGGTGACAGGGCCAGAGAGGGGCACTcgctccaggagctgctcctaaAGCCAGGAAAGCCTTGCTGGGCCTGGCTTAGAGCCTGGGGGAGAAGCAGGAGAGCCTGGGCCAGGTCTGgaatccatggggctgggaaacACTGGGATAACAGCAAAGGGCAAGGGAAAATCCCTGGATCCTCAGCCACACTGAGCTGGAATAAAGCCTGGATTCCCATTGCTCCATGAAAATGGCTCCAGAAGTGCCTGGGATAACAGCAAAGATCAAGTTAAAATCCCTGGATCCTCAGCCAGACTGAGCTGCTGCACATTCCCATGGAATAAAGTCTGAAGGATTCCCACTGCTCCAGGAAACATGGGTCCTAAACTGTTATCCCAGGATAACAATAAAGATCAAGTTCAAATCCCTGGATCCTCAGCCACACTGAGCTGGAATAAAGCCTGAATTCTCTTTGCTCTGTGAAAATGGCTCCAAAAGTGCCTGGGATAACACCAAAGGTTGAGGTAAAATCCCTGGATCCTGAGCcacactgagctgctgcacatTCCCATGGAATTAAGCTTGAAGGATTCCCACTGCTCCATAAAAAGGGTCCCAAACTGCCTGGGATAACACCAAAGGTCAGGGGAAAATCCCTGGATCCTCACCcacactgagctgctgcacatTCCCGTGGAATAAAGCCTGAAGGATTCCCACTGCTCCATTAAAAGGGTCCCAAACTGTTATCCCAGGATAACAATAAAGATCAAGTTAAAATCCCTGGATCCTCAGCCAGACTGAGCTGGAATAAAGCCTGGATTCTCATTGCTCCATAAAAATGGCTCCAAAAGTGCCTGGGATAACACCAAAGGTCGAGGTAAAATCCCTGGATCCTCAGCcacactgagctgctgcacatTCCTGTGGAATTAAGCTTGAAGGATTCCCACTGTTCCATAAAAAGGGTCCCAAACTGTTATCCCAGGGTAACACCAAAGATCAAGTTAAAATCCCTGGATTCTCACCCACACTGAGCTGGAATAAAGCCTGGATTCTCTTTGCTCTGTGAAAATGGCTCCAAAAGTGCCTGGGATAACACCAAAGGTCGAGGTAAAATCCCTGGATCCTCACCcacactgagctgctgcacatTCCCATGGAATAAAGCCTGAAGGATTCCACTGCTCCATATAAAGGGTCCCAAACTGCCTGGGATAACAGCAAAGGGCAAGGTAAAATCCCTGGATCCTCACCCACACTGAGCTGGAATAAAGCCTGGATTCCCATTGCTCCATGAAAATGGCTCCAAAGGTCAAGTTAAAATCCCTGGATCCTCACCcacactgagctgctgcacatTCCCATGGAATTAAGCCTGAAGGATTCCCACTGCTCCATAAAAAGGGTCCCAAACTTTCTGGGATAACAGCAAAGATCAAGTTAAAATCCCTGGATCCTCACCCAGACTGAGCTGCTGCACATTCCTGTGAAATAAAGCCTGAAAGGTTCCCACTGCTCCATAAAAAAGGGTCCCAAACTGTTATCCCAGGATAACAACAAAGGTTGAGGTAAAATCCCTGgatcctgagctgctgcacatTCCCATGGAATAAAGCCTGAAGGATTCCACTGCTCCATAAAAATGGCCCCACACTGCCTGGGATGGGATCCAAATCTCCTTTATTGCTTCAGCCCCTGAGCCAAAGTGCAAGGCACTGAAATTCCAGGGGTTTCAGGAGCCTTGgaattcctgccctgctgctcccaccatTGACTGAGTGTTTTTGTAAGAGCTGGGGAGCCTGGAACCTTCCTGTTGAAACATCTCTAATTGCAATAACTGATCCTAACTAATTTCCAAATTCCAGAGGCAAATCTAAATTGCATCCAAGTCCAGGAAAACAATGATGAGATCCAAGCATTGCCCTATTatctctcatttttttttcttgtatttaatGACCTAAGAAAGTTACAAAAGCAACTTTAAATTACATTTAGGTATATAAActaattaaatatatttagcTAATACTGAGAAAATAAATCCCAAGCACCATGAAGACAAGAAACAGTAAGAGATGAGTAATTCCAGGGTAATTAAGGAGTTTTTATGGAGTCTCTGGATGAGTTGGAGACCACTGGAAGTTGACCTCATTCTCATTTTCCAACAGCAAATGAGTGATTAGCCCAGATTTTATTAAGTTCTGTATTCTGGCAGAACAATTTTATGActcattccatttttttttttttttttgccagttcCTAAtttcaggaatggcagatttgtTGGGAATTTCAGTGGCATTTTCAGAGCATTCTAAGCACTACATCAAGCAGTGAAAGAACCGCTGAGGTAAGAGAAGATGGagaatttcaaaaggaaacTCTCCCTCCTCTGATTCTCAACGCTGTCCATCCCTATTCCTCAGCAGTTATTTCACTGCTTGATGTAAGAGAAGATGGAGAATTTCAAAAGGAAATGATCCCTCCTTTGATTCTCAACGCTGTCCATCCCTATTCCTCAGCAGTTATTTCACTGCTGAGGTAAGAGAAGATGGAGAATTTCAAAAGGAAATGATCCCTCCTCTGATTCTCCATCCCTATTCCAAAGCCACACGTGGTGAACACACATTCCCAAAAGCCTAGAAATAAAATACCAGCTACTTTTATTCTCTAAGAACACTTGGAAGTGAGCAAGCCCTGGCCATACCGAGGGAGGATCAGCCAAGAACTCCATCCCAAGATGGGGCAGGAGGCTGAGggggctcagcagccactgAGCCTCCTCAtgatggggctgagggagctcagcagcCACTGAGCCTCCTCATGACGGGGCTGTCAGGCTCAGCAGCCACTGAGCCTCCTCATGACggggctgagggagctcagcagcCACTGAGCCTCCTCATGACggggctgagggagctcagcagcCACTGAGCCTCCTCATGACGGGGCTGTCGGGCTCAGCAGCCACTGAGCCTCCTCATGACGGGGCTGTCAGGCTCAGCAGCCACTGAGCCTCCTCATGATGGGGCTGTtgggctcagcagccactgAGCCTCCTCAtgatggggctgagggagctcagcagcCACTGAGCCTCCTCATGACGGGGCTGTCAGGCTCAGCAGCCACTGAGCCTCCTCATGACGGGGCTGTCGGGCTCAGCAGCCACTGAGCCTCCTCATGATGGGGCTGTtgggctcagcagccactgAGCCTCCTCATGACGGGGCTGTtgggctcagcagccactgAGCCTCCTCATGACggggctgagggagctcagcagcCACTGAGCCTCCTCATGATGGGActgagggagctcagcagcCACTGAGCCTCCTCATGACggggctgagggagctcagcagcCACTGAGCCTCCTCATGACggggctgagggagctcagcagcCACTGAGCCTCCTCATGACGGGGCTGTtgggctcagcagccactgAGCCTCCTCATGACggggctgagggagctcagcagcCACTGAGCCTCCTCATGACGGGGCTGTtgggctcagcagccactgAGCCTCCTCATGACGGGGCTGTCGGGCTCAGCATTGGTGAAGATGCTGCCCACGAGCACGTGGGTGCCCCACAGGTGGTGCCGGATCACtttgcagcagcccaggtcGTCCACGGCAAAGCCCAAGTGCCGGTAGCGCTCGTCGGTCTCCAGCAGGGGGCGGTTGCTGTAAGGCCCgaaaaactgaaggaaaagaagaagaaatccaAGGTTTTCCACAAGGGTTTCAGGTTCTGAGGGGTGGGTGAAAGGTGAGCTTGAGTTCGGGTGCGTGGAGGAGTTTTAGGTGTGGAGTTTTGAAAGGTTTTCCCTTCAAATCCCAGTCCCAGCCTCAGCTTTGGGAGGAGTTAAGGGCAGAGCCCTGCCGGAAACGGGACATGGACTAAGGAGAGAAACTTCCTAGGAAACTGCAAAAATTCACAACTCCACTAAATAAATGAACTCAATTCATTCAAAAATGAACAACTCCATTAAATAAATTAACTCATTCAAAAATGAACAACTCcactaaataaattaattaattcaaaaATTAACAACTCCACTAAATAAATGAACTCAATGAATTCAAAAATGAACAACTCCATTAAATAAATGAATTCATTCAAAAATTCACAACTCCACTAAATAAATGAACTCAATTAATTCAAAAATGAACAACTCCATTAAATAAATTAACTCAATTAATTCAAAAATGAACAACTCCATTAAATAAATGAATTCATTCAAAAATTCACAACTCCACTAAATAAATGAACTCAATTAATTCAAAAATGAACAGCTCAACTTTGCAGTAACACCCTAAAGAAAGTTGGTTAGAGGAGCAAAAATGTGATTGAGTTGCAAACAGGTACTTAAGTTAAACTGGTATTTAAGTATTTCAATTAAACTGGTATTTAAGTATTTAAACTGATATTTAAGTTGCAGACAGGTATTTAAAGGAAACTGATATTTAAATTAAACTGATATTTAAATGAAACTGATATTTAAATTAAACTGATATTTAAATGAAACTGATATTTAAGTTGCAAGCAGGTATTTAAATGAAACTGATATTTAAATGAAACTGATATTTACGTTGCAGACAGGTATTTAAATTAAACTAGTATTTAAGTTCTTTAACTGAATTTGTATGTAAGTTTTTAAATTGAACTGGTATCTAAGTTTTTTAATTGAACTGGTATTTAAGTTCTTAAATTGAACTGGTATCTAAGTTTTTTAATTGAACTGGCATTTAAGTTTTTAAATTGAACTGGCACTTAAGTTCTTAAATTGAACTGGTATCTAAGTTTTTTAATTGAACTGGCATTTAAGTTTTTAAATTGAACTGGCACTTAAGTTTTTAAATTGAACTGGTATGtaagtttttaaattaaactggTATTTAAGTTTTTAAATTGAACTGGTATTTAagtttttaaatgaaactgGTATCTAAGTTTTTAAATTGAACTGGTATATAGGTTTTTAAATGGTATCTAAGTTTTTAAATGGAACTGGTATATAAGTTTTTAAATTGAACTGGTGTTTAAGTTTTTAAATTGAACTGGCATGTAAGTTTTTAAATGGAACTGGTATATAAGTTTTTAAATTGAACTGGTATTTAAGTTTTTAAACTGAACTGGTATATAAGTTTTTTAATTGAACTGGTATTTAAGTTTTTAAATTGAACTGGCATGTAagtttttaaatgaaactgGTATCTAAGTTTTTAAATTGAACTGGCATGTAagtttttaaatgaaactgGTATATAAGTTTTTAAATTGAACTGGTATAtaggtttttaaattaaactggTATTTAACTTTTTAAATGGAACTGGTATTTAAGCTGCACACAGATATTTCAGTTCTTTATCTCAGGATGAAGCTTCTGACTTAAACCCCAGCCTGATTCAGGGCCAGGATGTTGCTGCTGGAGTCTGAAGACCAAACCCCCCTTCCATCAATCCCCAATTCTTTCAGGACAGGGAATTCTGGGCAGCTTCTCCCCCCCTGGCCTATAAAACCCCACTCCCATCAATCCCCAATTCTTTCAGGACAGGGAATTCTGGGCAGCTTCTCCCCCCCTGGCCTGCAAAACCCCATTTCCATCAATCCCCAATTCTTTCAGGACAGGGAATTCTGGGCAGCTTCTCCCCCCCTGGCCTGCCTGTTCTGCCTTGCACACATGCCCTGGTTGCCTCTGTTGGCACAATAAATCTCTGCTTTTTGGAGTGTTTTTAAATCAACCCCACTAAGCCGAGCTTTTCCCCCATCCCCTTGAGCTGTGATACGGTTTTAGCAGAGCTCAGACTAAAGCTCATCTCCCACTGAAAGCTCCCAGTGTTGCACAGGAACAAAAAGTTCCTTTTTTGGGGACAAAGGGATCATTAAGAGGTGCAAAATGAGGTTTTTTAAAGCCTTCACCTGCACAGGGTTCCCAAGTTACCTGGGCACAGCAGAAAGTGCCCAAGGGATTTGGGGCATAAAACTTCTCCAGTTCCCTAAAATCCAATTTCATTTCCTGGCAATGCTGGCCCTGCACTCACAGCTGACACATCCTCATTTATTCAAGGAATTAGCCTGAAAATGTTGGATTTAATCCCAATTTTACTGCAAGAAAGAACTTACTGCCAGTCCTGAGGATGGATCAATGAAATCAGCCCAGTAGCCCTCAGCAGAAATTGCATAGCAGATTTCCTTGGCACCATTGATGAACTggaagggaaaaattgggaaaagaaaGGCATCAAATGAGGTTATCACACAAAATGGATTCTTTCTAACTTTACTTGTTATAAATAAAATCATTTATTTGCTGCCAGTTGTAAAAATTGGATTTTCTCTGCAATTAGTACCCTAAAAAGCTCAAGGTTTcaaatttagaaaaatatgaTTTATGCAGCTTCAGTCCCTTACAGGTCCAAAATAAGGGAAATTTACCTTTTATAGCAAATTCTGTGTTAGTTAAAAATGAGGGAAATTTCCCCTTTACAGTGAATTTTGTGTTAGTTCAAAATGAGGGAATTTTACCCTTTAAAGTAAATTCTGTGTTAGTTCAAAATGAGGGAATTTTACCCTTTAAAGTAAATTCTGTGTTTGTTCAAAATGAGGGAATTTTACCCTTGACAGGAAATTCTGTATCAGttcaaaataaggaaaatttaTCCTTTACAGTAAATTCTGTGTTAGTTCAAAATAAGGGAATTTTACCCTTTAAAGTAAATTCTGTTAGttcaaaataaggaaaatttaTCCTTTTCAATagaaaatgagggaattttACCCTTTAAAGTAAATTCTGTATTAGTTTAAAAGGAGGGAATTTTACCCTTTACAGTAAATTCTGTGTTAGTTCTAAATAAGGAAAATTTCCCCTTTACAGTAAATTCTGTATTAGttcaaaataaggaaaatttaTCCTTTACAATACAAAATGAGGGAATTTTTACCATTGACAGGAAATTTTGTATTAGTTCAAAATGAGGGAATTTTCCCCTTTACAGTAAATTCTGTGTTAGTTCAAAATAAGGGAATTTTATCCTTTAAAGTAAATTCTGTTAGttcaaaataaggaaaatttaTCCTTTTCAATACAAAATGAGGGAATTTTATCCTTGACAGTAAATTCTGTGTTAGTTTAAAATGAGAGAATTTTACCCTTGACAGGAAATTCTGTATCAGttcaaaataaggaaaatttaTCCTTTACATTACAAAATGAGGGAATTTTCCCCTTTACAGTAAATTCTGTGTTAgtttaaaatgaaagaattttATCCTTTAGAGTAAATTCTGTGTTAGttcaaaataaggaaaatttaTCCTTTACAATACAAAATGAGGGAATTTTACCCTTTACAGTAAATTCTGTATTagtttaaaatgaaagaaatttccCCTTTACAATAAATTCTGTATTAATTCAAAATAAGGGAATTTTACCCTTATttcaaatgaatattaataAGGGAAATCTACAGTACATTGTGTGTTAGttcaaaataaggaaaatttaTACTTTACAGCAAATTCTGTGTTAGTTCAAAATGAAGGAATTTTACCCTTTAAAGTAAATTCTGTATTAGTTAAAAATGAGGGAAATTTGACAACAAATTCAGTATTaattcaaaagaagaaaatttactaggagagaaatttttaatttagtaaaaataaaaattaagagaaTTTAAAGTAAATTCTGTATTagtttaaaatgaaagaaatttccCCTTTACAATAAATTCTGTATTAGTTCAAAATGAGGGAATTTTACCCTTTAAAGTAAATTCTGTGTTAGttcaaaataaggaaaatttaTCCTTAACATTACAAAATGAGGGAATTTTACCCTCTACAGTAAATTCTGTGTTagtttaaaatgaaagaaatttccCCGTTACAATAAATTCTGTATTAATACAATAAATTCTGTATTAATTCAAAATAAGGGAATTTTACCCTTATttcaaatgaatattaataAGGGAAATCTACAGTACATTCTGTGTTAGttcaaaataaggaaaatttaTACTTTACAGTAAATTCTGTATTAGTTCAAAATGAAGGAATTTTACCCTTTACAGTAAATTCTGTATTAGTTCAAAATGAAGGAATTTTACCCTTTACAGTAAATTCTGTATTAGTTAAAAATGAGGGAAATTTAACAACAAATTCAGTATTaattcaaaagaagaaaatttactAGGAGAGAAATTTTCAATTTagtaaaaataaagagaatttaAAGTAAATTCTGTATTAGTTCAAAATAAGGCAAATTTCCCCCAGtaaattctgtattttgaaGGTTGATGGCTCTGATGATTAATTATGTCCAAATTGTAAATTAAATTCCAAATATCACAATTTTAGGCACAACACTTCTGATCTAGGATCTCTTCTGGTCCCTCAGAGTGAgtttaataaatatttgagCTGGATTAATTTCAGGCATAAATATGATTTAATTCCAGATGAAATGCTGGGTTTGGGGATATTTTACAAAGAATAGgcagaaatgttctttttttgaGGTGCTAAGGGCAGTGAACAGCGACACTTGGTGGGGAAATGGTAAAAtggtggaaaatgggaaataaaggGATTTTCAGAGCCCTCTAGAGGTAAAAGAACAAGACAACGTTAAGATGAAAAAACACAACTGAAATTCGGGgttaaaagaattaaaaacatTCATTAAAGTGGAAAAAGCCCCAGAGAAATTGGTGTTTTTTacatattttcacatttttacatttttgaaatTCGGGgtaaaagaattaaaaacattcattaaagtggaaaaaaaaccccagagaaatTGGTGTTTTTTacatattttcacatttttgaaaTTCGGGgttaaaagaattaaaaacattcattaaagtggaaaaaaaaccccagagaaatTGGTGTTTTTTacatattttcacatttttacatttttgaaatTCGGGgttaaaagaattaaaaacattcattaaagtggaaaaaaaccccagagaaattgatgatttttacatttttgaCCAGTAAAAAGTGCAGTGGAATCTTAATTAAATGAATTAAACAGTAAATGATAATTAATAATGAAGAACTATAAAGAAGTgtattataaataatattaaagataaaaatgtaATCTATTATAATACATTTAATAATGTAATAAAGGTCTAGATTATATATAGATCTATATTATATAGATCTCTGTATATACAGAATAAGgatctatattatatatctCTCTCAATATAAAAGATGGATCTGtattatatatatctatatctatagaATATGGatctataatatataaataaaaagatGGACCtgtattatatatacatatctctctatatataatagggatctatattatatatatctcTCTATATATCAAATATGGATCTAAATTATATatatctctctctatatatgATATGGGTCtataatatatgtataaaaatatggATCTATATTATACATATCTCTCTATATATACAGAATATGGATCTGTATTATATATACCTCTCTATATAGAGAATATGGATCTAAATTATATATACctctatatataaaatatggatctataatatatatataaaacatggATCTATATTAtacatatctatatatatataatatggaGCTAAATtatatatctctatatatattGAATATAGagctatattatatatacataccTCTGTATATTGAATATGGATCTATATTATatagctatatatatatattgaagATGGATCTATATTATATACACATATCTCTATATATTGAATAtggatctatattatatatacacaccTCTATATATTGAATATGGATCTATATTATATGTACATATCTCTATATATAGAATATGGatctataatatatataaaaatatggatctatattatatatatctatatatatagaCTGTGGATTTATATCATATCTATCTATATAATACAGATCTATATTATATTCATCTATATATCTACAGAATATAGAGCTATATTATatatctctctatatatattgAATATGGACCTATATTATATATACCTCTCTCTATACATAGAATAtggatctatattatatatttctatatatataatatagatctATATCACatctatatatataatatggatctatgttatatatatatctctctatatataaaatatggAGCTATATTACATACATCTATCTATATAATATAGATCTAtattatatctatatctatttAGATATATAGAATATGGAGCTATATTATATATAGCTCTCTATATATATCAAATATGgatctatattatatttatatttatctatACAATGTAGATCTATattatatctatctatatcaaATATGGAGCTATATTATATATCTCTCTATATATCGAATATGGAGCTACATTatatctctctctatatatatcaAATAtggatctatattatatatctctctatatatatcaAATATGGAGCTATATTATATCTCTATATATATCAAATATGGATCTATATTATATCTCCCTATATATATCAAATATGGAGCTATATTatatctctctatatatatcaAAAATGGAGCTATATTatatctctctctatatatatcgAATATGGAGCTATATTatatctctctctatatatatcgAATATGGAGCTATATtatatctctatatatatatcgAATATGGATCTATATTATATCTCTATATGTATATATCAAATATGGATCTATATTATATCTCTATATGTATATATCAAATATGGATCTATATTATATCTCTCTCTATCTCTCAGGAGTGCAATAGGATTTGAAGTGCGGCAGGTTAGTGAATGAGCTGACATTTTCCAGGAGcatctccctctcctcctccacctcctggCTCCACACGCTCATGTCGTGCTGGCTCCTCTGGGTGACGGTGTATGGATCTATATTatatctctctatatatatatcgAATATGGAGCTATATTATatatctctctatatatattgAATATGGAGCTATATTATATACCTCTCTATATATATCGAATAtggatctatattatatatctCTCTATATATCGAATATGGATCTATATTatatctctctatatatatcaAATATGGAGCTATATTatatctctctctatatatcGAATATGGATCTATCCTATAtctctctctctatctctcAGGACTGCAATAGGATTTGAAGTGGGGCAGGTTAGTGAATGAGCTGACATTTTCCAGGAGcatctccctctcctcctccacctcctggCTCCACACGCTCATGTCGTGCTGGCTCCTCTGGGTGACAGTGTATGGATCTATATCATATAtttctctatatatatattgaaTATGGAGCTATATTATATATCTCTCTATATGTATCAAATATGGATCTATATTatatctctctctatatatatcaAATATGGATCTATATTatatctctctatatatatatcatatatggAACTATATTATatatctctctatatatatcGAATATGGATCTATATCTCTCTCTATATCAAATATGGAGCTATATTATatatctctctatatatatcaAATATGGAGCTATATTATATCTCTATATATATCAAATAtggatctatattatatatctctctatatatatcGAATATGGATCTAtatctctctctctatatatcAAATATGGAGCTATATTatatctctctctatatatatcaAATATGGATCTATATTatatctctctatatatatatcgAATATGGATCTATATTatatctctctctatatatatcaAATATGGATCTATATTatatctctctatatatatcaAATATGGATCTATATTatatctctctctatatatatcaAATATGGAGCTATATTATATCTCTATATATATCAAATATGGATCTatattatatctatatatatcaaATATGGAGCTATATTATATCTCTATATAGATCGAATATGGATCTATATTATATCTCTATATGTATATATCGAATATGGATCTATATTatatctctctctatatatatcgAATATGGATCTATACTATATCTATCTCTCTATCTCTCAGGACTGCAATAGGATTTGAAGTGGGGCAGGTTAGTGAATGAGCTGACATTTTCCAGGAGcatctccctctcctcctccacctcctggCTCCACACGCTCATGTCGTGCTGGCTCCTCTGGGTGACAGTGTATGGATCTATATCATATAtttctctatatatatattgaaTATGGAGCTATATTATATATCTCTCTATATGTATCAAATATGGATCTATATTatatctctctctatatatatcaAATATGGATCTATATTatatctctctatatatatatcacATATGGAACTATATTATatatctctctatatatatcGAATATGGATCTATATCTCTATATATATCAAATATGGAGCTATATTATatatctctctatatatatcaAATATGGAGCtatattatatatctatatatctatatcgaATATGGATCTATATTAtatctctctctctatatatcAAATATGGATCTATACTATAtctctctctctatctctcAGGACTGCAATAGGATTTGAAGTGGGGCTGGTTAGTGAATGAGCTGACATTTTCCAGGAGcatctccctctcctcctccacctcctggCTCCACACGCTCATGTCGTGCTGGCTCCTCTGGGTGACGGTGTATGGATCTATATTatatctctctctatatatatatcgAATATGGAGCTATGTTATatatctctctatatatatcaAATATGGATCTATATTatatctctctatatatatagaATATGGAGCTATATtatatatctctatatatatatcaaaTATGGATCTATATTatatctctctatatatatcGAATATGGAGCTATATtatatatctctatatatatatcaaaTATGGATCTATATTATATCTCTCTACATATATCAAATATGGAGCTATATTATatatctctctatatatatcGAATATGGATCTATATTatatctctctctatatatattgAATATCGATCTATATTAGATATCTCTCTATATATTGAATATGGAGCTACATTatatctctctctatatatatcgAATATGGATCTATATTatatctctctatatatatcaAATATAGATCTATACTATATCTATCTCTCAGGACTGCAATAGGATTTGAAGTGGGGCAGGTTAGTGAATGAGCTGACATTTTCCAGGAGcatctccctctcctcctccacctcctggCTCCACACGCTCATGTCGTGCTGGCTCCTCTGGGTGACGGTGAGCACAGTCAGGCGCTTGGGCCTCACCTCCGGGAACAGCGACTGGAAATCTGAACGTGGGGAAAAGCAGAGTTGGtcctgccctgccatggcagcctGCCCTCCCACCCACAGCAACACCACAGGCACATCTCCCTTCTTAAATtacttaatttcattttcattttttatttattgtaatAATTTtatagaataaaaataattctatttatatatataagtatatgtgtatattttaatatataaataaatatttctatattaaaatatacacatatatttatattactTA
Coding sequences within:
- the MMADHC gene encoding cobalamin trafficking protein CblD isoform X7; translation: MCSVPEQAPRTVWPDELMGPFGPQDQRFQLPGHMGFGCHLHGTAPQRARPAPSLPDLLAEPSAGDRHEFVMAQCISEFQGSDAPQKQQINNAETYFENAKVECAVQACPELLRKDFQSLFPEVRPKRLTVLTVTQRSQHDMSVWSQEVEEEREMLLENFINGAKEICYAISAEGYWADFIDPSSGLAFFGPYSNRPLLETDERYRHLGFAVDDLGCCKVIRHHLWGTHVLVGSIFTNAEPDSPVMRRLSGC